Genomic DNA from Vibrio tubiashii ATCC 19109:
ACTCCAAGCAACCCCAAAGAAAGCCAGAGCAATACTTGGGTACACCCAAACACTGGTTTTCTTACCGCTTGTTATCACCGCCAGTAGAACGGTCAACGCAGGCCATAAATAGTTAATCACCAACATTTCAATGGCTTGTTGGCGCGAGTTAGCCATTGCCAGTGCTAACGCGAGACAAATCTCATAAGCAACAAACAATCCGCCACCAATCAGCACATAACGCAACGAGTAGTTACGTACTTTCGGTACACCCATCACCATGATGAGAAATAGTGACGCGACCGTATAGATCGATGCAGCCCCGCCAATTGGACCTAGCATTTCAGTCACCGCTCTAGCAAAGCCCATCACACTACTCCAAAGAAGAATAGCGGCAACGCCAGCGATGGTGAATTTATGAGAACTGTTGAACATTTTGATTTTCTCAAACAAAAAAGCCGAGCTTAGCGCTCGGCTTAAGCAGCAAAACGGGATTTAGATAATTTCCCAACTGTGCGTCATTTCAATGCCTTTACCTAGCATTAGACACACAGAGCAATATTTCTCTAAAGAGTCAGCAGCAACCTTTGCCACCACTTCTGGAGAAAGGTTTTCGCCCGACACTTCAAAATGAATATTCACTTGTGTGAAGATTCGCGGTGCTGTTTCACGGCGCTCTGTGGTCAGTTTTGCGTTACAGGCAGTCACTACTTGACCCGCTTCTTTTAGGCCATCGACAACATCAACTGAACTACAGCCACCCGCTGCCATCAAAACCATTTCCATCGGGCTAGGAGCAGTAGCACCGCCATTGCCATCCATCACGATAGAATGCCCTGATTGCGATTGTCCTAGAAACTTGAATTCTTCAATCCACTTTACTTCCGCTTGCATCTGATTCTCTCTATTTCTTTTTCGCAAAGTTCTTCTTGTCTGTCGGAAATACCACGCCTGTTTGGCGACGAATTTCTTCGAGCAGTTTGGCTACAATTAACGAACGTTGAGTGCAGCTTGAATTCGTTGATTGTTGCTTGAATTGGGAAGCAAATTCAAGTGCTTCGTAATACATTGGGTTAAGCTCTTGTTTAACGCTAAGATCAATACCAATGTCACTACCACGGGTAAACTTAGTCAGCTTCTTCGCGGTTGATATCATTTCCATCAACAATACCCCTTCTTCACCTTGAATCTCACTTGGCAAATAAGAGTCACTCGTTTTCGAGTGCTGAAGAACCACTTCAAACCCATCGTATTCGAGAACAACGCTGCCACTGCCATCAACACCAGAATCAAGAAGCTGAGCGGCAGCTTTAACGGATTTCGGCTCGCCAAACAGCTCAACCGCAGAACTTAAACAGTAAAAGCCAATATCCATAATTGATCCATTGGCAAATTCTGGATTAAACGTATTTGGATTTTCTCCCGCCAAGTACTTTGGATAGCGCGACGAGAATTGGCAGTAAGTGATAAAACCTTTGCGGATCTGACCAATCGAAGACAGCTCATCCTTCAAGCGTTTGAAGTTAGGGATATGCGCTGACATAAAGGCTTCGAATAACAACACATTGTTCTCTTCAGCCACTTTAAACATCTGCTTAGCCAAAGCGAGATTCGATGCCATTGGTTTTTCGACAATCACATGTTTTCCCGCTTTCATCATTTGTATGGCTTGCGGCCCATGTAAGATATTAGGGCTCGCAATATAAACCGCATCAAATAGAGGCGATGCGGCCAATAGATCTAAATCATCAAACAAAGCAGGCGAAGCGTACTTTTCTGCAAATCGCTCTGCACTCTCTAACGAACGCGAATACACCGCGCTTAGTTGGTATTGACCTGTTTTTAAAGCAGCCTCAACAAATTGGTCGGTAATCCAGTTGGTACCAATGATAGCCAGTCTTATCATTCTTAATTCTCCTTTTACGACACTTTGCCAACATGAATACCCAATCTAGACCTATCACATCGAGTTTAAATTTCGAAGCGTTGGCCGTTGTTGTACAGGGAATTAAACCGTCAGAATAACGCGCACAGCAAGCAAAATTAAAACAGCACCTGACAGTCGGTCTATTAGCAAAGCTTTTGAGCGGATTTTATCAATTAATCGCGGACTGGAAAGCAAAAATGTAATCAGGGTGTACCATAAACCATCTACGACTAGCGGAGTCAAGACAATCAAGCCTTTAGCAGCAACGCTATCACCCACAGCGACAAACTGACTAAACAAGGCGATAAAGAAAAGTGCGATCTTTGGGCTAAGCAAAGAAATTAAAAAACCTTCTTTGGCAGACTGCCAGATACTCGTCTGCTCACCGGATTCAAGCCTTGCTGCTACACCGCCTTTCGAGCGCAAAGCATTGTAACCAAGATAAGCCAAATAAGCGGCACCGGCATAGCTAATGGTTTTAAACAGCAAAGGAGATTGCTGCAGCACCACCGCCAAACCAATTAAGGTGATAAACGCATAAATACCAATACCGATTGCATGTGCCCAAGCCGCGGCTAAACCATTTAGTCGCCCTCCGGCGAGGCTATGTTTTGCAACCATCGCAAGGCTCGGCCCAGGAGACATGGCTCCGAGAATACAAATAGTGAATAGAGACAACCATACCGTGAACGTCATACCAGAATCCTTTAAATCATATGTTTCATTACTAGTGAATAACAGCCACGTTAAAGCATGCGGATAATGAATTGAAATCAAAGTTAATCATGACAATCATGATATCAAATCATACCAACGGAGTATGGTGAAGTTTGCATCGCATGAAGCACTTTTTCTCGCATCCATTGATGCGCCTTATCTTGATCGTATTTCGGGTGCCACATTAGCCAATAGAGATGAGCTTCAGTGTCAAAAGGCAAAGGCTTGTATACGAGCTGGGCTTCTTTGGCTAAATTTCGCGCAATGTGTTCTGGCACAACCATAAGATAATCACTACTGTGTAATGCATTAACCGCTGCTGAGAAGAACGGCACCTTGAGCGCAATCCGGCGACGAAATCCGAGCTTATTCAGAGCAATATCTGCATTGGAGTCTTTGTCTCCTCCCCCCGTTACTTTCAAATGAGGATAAGAGACTAACTCTTCACAAGACATACTCGTTGCGGCACTAAGAGGATGCGTAGCACTCATCAAACAGACAGACTTGTCTTGTCCTATTTTTACACTACTCAGGTTTTCTGGCTTCTCTGCCAACATGGTTGAAGCCAAGTGAATGCCCGTTGATTCAAACTGGGTTAGAAAGTCGGGCTGCCATAATCGATAGGCAATATTGACTTTAGGCGCTTGCTCGACAACAACTGACACCACATCAGGTACTATGTATTGAGCGACATAATCACTGGAAGATAGCACAAACTCTTGCTGCCAAATTTGAGGGTCAAATGGCTTATCGGCAAGCAAGGCGTCAAACTCGCCAAGTAGCTCGCACAGTTTATCTTTCAT
This window encodes:
- a CDS encoding Gfo/Idh/MocA family protein, translating into MIRLAIIGTNWITDQFVEAALKTGQYQLSAVYSRSLESAERFAEKYASPALFDDLDLLAASPLFDAVYIASPNILHGPQAIQMMKAGKHVIVEKPMASNLALAKQMFKVAEENNVLLFEAFMSAHIPNFKRLKDELSSIGQIRKGFITYCQFSSRYPKYLAGENPNTFNPEFANGSIMDIGFYCLSSAVELFGEPKSVKAAAQLLDSGVDGSGSVVLEYDGFEVVLQHSKTSDSYLPSEIQGEEGVLLMEMISTAKKLTKFTRGSDIGIDLSVKQELNPMYYEALEFASQFKQQSTNSSCTQRSLIVAKLLEEIRRQTGVVFPTDKKNFAKKK
- a CDS encoding LysE family translocator, yielding MTFTVWLSLFTICILGAMSPGPSLAMVAKHSLAGGRLNGLAAAWAHAIGIGIYAFITLIGLAVVLQQSPLLFKTISYAGAAYLAYLGYNALRSKGGVAARLESGEQTSIWQSAKEGFLISLLSPKIALFFIALFSQFVAVGDSVAAKGLIVLTPLVVDGLWYTLITFLLSSPRLIDKIRSKALLIDRLSGAVLILLAVRVILTV
- a CDS encoding LysR family transcriptional regulator: MLNNLNLNLLRSLHVLLEECHVSRAAERLHVTQSAMSRQLSQLREICGDPLLVRDGNQLIPTPRALEMKDKLCELLGEFDALLADKPFDPQIWQQEFVLSSSDYVAQYIVPDVVSVVVEQAPKVNIAYRLWQPDFLTQFESTGIHLASTMLAEKPENLSSVKIGQDKSVCLMSATHPLSAATSMSCEELVSYPHLKVTGGGDKDSNADIALNKLGFRRRIALKVPFFSAAVNALHSSDYLMVVPEHIARNLAKEAQLVYKPLPFDTEAHLYWLMWHPKYDQDKAHQWMREKVLHAMQTSPYSVGMI
- a CDS encoding OsmC family protein, producing the protein MQAEVKWIEEFKFLGQSQSGHSIVMDGNGGATAPSPMEMVLMAAGGCSSVDVVDGLKEAGQVVTACNAKLTTERRETAPRIFTQVNIHFEVSGENLSPEVVAKVAADSLEKYCSVCLMLGKGIEMTHSWEII